A genomic stretch from Alloyangia pacifica includes:
- a CDS encoding MmgE/PrpD family protein yields the protein MSSRDYQAPYEIVGELARYVVQARDAAVPSAAKDPALQCIFDLIVASIVGFSDPGPTSLRQAAVELYAPGHATIWFADQTRSAIGAAWANSSAAAAKDLDDGNRFAAGHPGAAIIPAALATAQEVGATLDQTLAAIVLGYEVAVTVGSARTTYGSSGTWTPFGVVATVAALRGTPLGAIEHALAIVGESAPNQSFAGGPSPRIPHPEGASIKEGIPWGVVTGMTAVVMAEAGHTGPRNILDSRRHYVFPEDLRLGAALHICQTYFKPYACCRHIHAPLAALHQVMADHGVSGAEIDAIHVETHPPALRISNKADPVNLVDVQYSIPFDLALSALHGPEMLTPVTEASLSLPGVRELARKVTLEASDAFAESYPNEILGRVTLTCGDRVLTSAPTPPEGEPLMSWQELDTKFRRATRLALQMDRQQAILGAIASLKAGEMRPLLSQLSTPL from the coding sequence GTGTCTTCCCGAGACTACCAAGCCCCATATGAGATTGTCGGAGAACTTGCGCGCTACGTAGTTCAAGCGCGTGACGCCGCAGTGCCCTCCGCGGCCAAGGATCCCGCGCTACAGTGTATATTTGATCTCATCGTGGCTTCCATCGTTGGATTTAGCGACCCGGGACCGACCTCACTTCGCCAAGCCGCCGTAGAGCTTTACGCACCCGGCCACGCTACGATCTGGTTCGCCGACCAGACCCGCAGCGCTATAGGTGCGGCCTGGGCCAACAGCAGCGCTGCGGCAGCCAAGGATCTCGATGACGGCAACCGTTTTGCCGCCGGTCATCCGGGCGCCGCGATCATTCCCGCGGCCCTGGCTACCGCGCAGGAGGTCGGCGCAACGCTAGACCAGACCCTCGCCGCTATTGTCCTCGGCTACGAGGTCGCGGTGACCGTCGGCTCGGCGCGCACGACCTACGGCAGCTCGGGAACTTGGACGCCGTTCGGTGTGGTGGCCACAGTCGCCGCGCTGCGCGGCACCCCACTTGGGGCCATTGAGCACGCGCTGGCGATCGTCGGCGAAAGCGCCCCTAACCAAAGCTTCGCAGGCGGACCTTCGCCGCGCATCCCGCATCCCGAAGGGGCCTCCATCAAGGAAGGCATCCCCTGGGGCGTTGTCACAGGCATGACCGCAGTCGTCATGGCCGAAGCCGGCCACACCGGACCGCGCAACATTCTGGACAGCCGCCGCCACTACGTCTTCCCCGAGGACCTGCGCCTGGGCGCTGCACTGCACATTTGCCAGACTTACTTCAAGCCCTACGCATGCTGCCGCCACATCCACGCGCCGCTTGCCGCCTTGCATCAGGTGATGGCAGATCACGGGGTCAGCGGAGCGGAAATCGACGCGATCCACGTCGAAACCCATCCTCCTGCCTTGCGCATTTCGAATAAGGCCGATCCGGTGAACCTGGTCGACGTGCAGTACAGCATACCCTTCGACCTGGCGCTGTCCGCGTTGCACGGGCCAGAGATGCTTACACCGGTGACCGAGGCTTCCCTTTCGCTTCCGGGCGTCAGGGAGCTGGCCCGGAAGGTCACGCTGGAGGCGAGCGACGCATTCGCCGAGTCCTACCCCAACGAGATCCTTGGCCGCGTGACCCTGACCTGTGGGGACCGCGTTCTGACCTCGGCACCAACCCCGCCCGAGGGTGAGCCGCTGATGAGCTGGCAAGAACTGGACACCAAGTTCCGACGTGCCACCCGCCTGGCGCTTCAGATGGATCGGCAGCAGGCGATCTTGGGCGCAATAGCATCCCTCAAGGCCGGAGAGATGCGCCCGCTTCTGTCCCAGCTTTCCACACCGCTTTGA
- a CDS encoding NAD/NADP octopine/nopaline dehydrogenase family protein — protein MNVGIVGAGNIARAYFAYLSNAGHCPRMWSPRGVSGAELRVVTELVVSGAVEERFAPKLAADIAELAQAEVLILALPATGHRAVLDALLPHLRDGQSIIVSAHLSFAALHLGQALHARGLSLPVICWNTTAMTCKSPEPPAIRVGALRKRVEICTLPGGDIAGALALCEALFGPRFQHGGDLLDNALSNLNPQTHLAMALCNLTRIETGEQWHQNSLMTPSVARFLEGLDAERLAIARGFGRRVRPQAEGGLDAVFRARVAAGTDPLGPVDPETRYITEDVPFGLVPLVMLAEMAGVPAPLHESGIKILGACHGRNYRALNDLLPREGASGLRALLGLA, from the coding sequence ATGAACGTCGGTATCGTCGGCGCGGGCAATATCGCTCGCGCCTACTTCGCCTATCTCTCCAACGCGGGTCACTGCCCCCGGATGTGGTCGCCGCGCGGCGTTTCCGGTGCAGAATTGCGGGTGGTAACTGAACTTGTCGTTTCAGGCGCTGTCGAGGAGCGTTTCGCACCCAAGCTGGCCGCGGATATCGCAGAGCTGGCCCAGGCAGAAGTCCTCATCCTGGCCTTGCCGGCCACTGGCCACCGCGCCGTGCTGGACGCGCTGTTGCCGCATCTGCGCGACGGGCAGAGCATCATCGTAAGCGCCCACCTGTCCTTTGCGGCGCTGCACCTCGGGCAAGCGTTGCACGCGCGGGGCCTGTCCCTGCCGGTGATCTGCTGGAACACCACCGCCATGACCTGCAAGAGCCCCGAACCTCCGGCGATCCGAGTGGGGGCGCTGCGCAAGCGGGTAGAGATCTGCACTTTGCCGGGGGGCGACATCGCCGGCGCCCTGGCGCTTTGCGAGGCGCTCTTTGGTCCGCGGTTCCAACATGGCGGCGACCTTCTGGACAACGCCCTCAGCAACCTCAACCCGCAGACTCACCTGGCCATGGCTCTGTGCAACCTGACCCGGATAGAGACCGGGGAGCAGTGGCATCAGAACTCGCTGATGACGCCTTCCGTCGCCCGCTTCCTTGAAGGGCTGGATGCAGAGCGGCTGGCGATTGCTCGCGGTTTTGGCCGCAGGGTGAGGCCGCAGGCAGAGGGCGGGCTGGACGCGGTATTCCGCGCACGTGTCGCGGCCGGAACCGATCCTCTGGGGCCGGTCGATCCCGAGACCCGCTACATCACCGAAGACGTGCCTTTCGGCCTGGTGCCGCTGGTCATGCTTGCAGAGATGGCAGGCGTTCCCGCGCCGCTGCACGAAAGTGGCATCAAGATCCTTGGCGCCTGCCACGGCCGGAATTACAGAGCCCTGAACGACCTGCTGCCGCGAGAGGGCGCATCGGGGCTTCGGGCGCTGCTTGGTCTGGCGTAG
- a CDS encoding ABC transporter ATP-binding protein produces the protein MSGLQVEGLKKHFTIGGGFLGGKARTVRAVENVSLSVAPGSSVGLVGESGCGKSTASRAILRLEEPTAGRVTFDGIDVASASPAEMRRLRQRMQFIFQDPYASLNSRRSIRKTLEEPLKVHGIGDSADRRARAEAILSEVGLPRDAMDRFPHEFSGGQRQRIGIARALVLEPDLVVADEPVSALDVSVQAQILRLLDDLREKRTLSFLFVSHDLGVIRHFCDTTCVMYLGHVVESGPTQEIMDDPAHPYTVLLRQSSPIPDPANRVKPPRIAGEIPSPANPPSGCPFHTRCPRAIAACRESMPATKEIAPGRQVACHLF, from the coding sequence ATGAGCGGTCTGCAAGTCGAGGGTCTGAAAAAGCACTTCACCATCGGGGGCGGGTTCCTGGGCGGCAAGGCCCGTACGGTGCGCGCAGTAGAAAACGTCAGCCTTTCGGTCGCTCCCGGTTCCAGCGTCGGGCTGGTAGGGGAATCCGGCTGCGGCAAGTCCACCGCTTCCCGCGCCATCCTGCGGCTGGAGGAACCGACCGCCGGCCGCGTCACCTTCGACGGCATCGATGTGGCTTCTGCCTCGCCGGCCGAAATGCGCCGCCTGCGCCAACGCATGCAGTTCATCTTCCAGGACCCCTATGCCTCGTTGAACAGCCGCCGGAGTATCCGCAAGACGCTGGAAGAGCCGCTTAAAGTGCATGGCATCGGGGATTCGGCCGATCGCCGAGCCCGGGCCGAGGCGATCCTGTCCGAAGTCGGGCTGCCGCGCGATGCGATGGACCGCTTCCCGCACGAATTTTCGGGCGGGCAGCGCCAGCGGATCGGCATCGCGCGTGCGCTTGTGCTGGAACCGGACCTGGTGGTTGCGGATGAACCGGTCTCGGCGCTGGACGTATCGGTTCAGGCGCAGATCCTGCGGCTGCTGGACGACCTGCGCGAAAAGCGGACGCTGTCCTTCCTCTTCGTGTCACATGACCTTGGCGTGATCCGGCACTTCTGCGACACGACCTGCGTGATGTACCTGGGCCATGTGGTGGAAAGCGGGCCGACGCAGGAGATCATGGATGATCCCGCGCACCCCTACACGGTGCTGTTGCGGCAAAGCTCCCCCATCCCGGACCCGGCGAACCGGGTGAAGCCGCCGCGCATCGCGGGCGAGATCCCGTCACCGGCCAACCCGCCCTCGGGCTGTCCGTTCCACACCCGCTGCCCGCGCGCTATCGCGGCGTGCCGAGAAAGCATGCCCGCCACGAAGGAGATCGCGCCGGGACGGCAGGTCGCCTGTCACCTCTTCTGA